The Opitutales bacterium ASA1 genome window below encodes:
- a CDS encoding Nramp family divalent metal transporter, protein MVDTPASSVPRSWRDAVGPGFVVAATGVGAGDLIAASVAGQRFGLAVLWVVVLGALFKWVLNDGIARWQLATGTTLIEGWSRRLPRVVGWYFMGFLVLWSFLVAAALASACGVAARSLWPVMPIPAWAAVHAAAGFALVWLGRYRLFERVMAWLTAAMFVLVIGCAVPLLEDGGGFASGLFVPTVPEGSAKFLLGVMGGVGGSVTLLCYGYWMRERGWSGRAAHRRTSLDTGVAYGLSGIFGLAMIVIAAGTEPADASGNALILALAARLGEILGPFGRMCFLVGFWCSVFTSLLGVWQGVPYLFADSLAQMRRRSVPEPASASATAPPRDGPATRSTAYRVFLGFLAFPPLLLLFYRSPLAIVVMYAIAGAFFMPFLAGVLLVMNNRRAWVGSLKNGPVINALLVLSLVLFAVLFVFEAAESLARL, encoded by the coding sequence ATGGTCGATACACCCGCGTCTTCGGTGCCGCGTTCTTGGAGGGATGCGGTCGGTCCCGGTTTCGTCGTCGCGGCGACGGGGGTGGGGGCGGGGGATCTGATCGCGGCGAGTGTGGCGGGTCAGCGCTTCGGTTTGGCGGTGCTTTGGGTCGTCGTGCTCGGGGCGTTGTTCAAGTGGGTGCTCAACGACGGGATCGCGCGGTGGCAGCTCGCGACGGGTACGACGTTGATCGAAGGTTGGAGCCGGCGGCTGCCTCGGGTGGTGGGTTGGTACTTCATGGGGTTTCTCGTGTTGTGGAGTTTTCTCGTGGCGGCTGCGTTGGCGTCGGCGTGCGGCGTGGCGGCGCGCTCGCTTTGGCCGGTGATGCCGATACCGGCTTGGGCGGCGGTGCATGCGGCGGCAGGTTTCGCGTTGGTGTGGCTGGGGCGTTACCGGCTGTTCGAGCGGGTGATGGCGTGGTTGACGGCGGCGATGTTCGTGCTCGTGATCGGGTGTGCCGTGCCGCTGCTCGAGGATGGGGGCGGCTTCGCGAGCGGGTTGTTCGTGCCGACGGTGCCGGAGGGGTCGGCCAAGTTTCTGCTCGGCGTGATGGGCGGCGTGGGGGGCAGCGTGACGCTGCTCTGTTACGGCTACTGGATGCGCGAACGCGGGTGGAGCGGGCGCGCGGCGCATCGGCGGACGAGTCTAGACACGGGAGTGGCGTACGGGCTGAGCGGGATCTTCGGGCTGGCGATGATCGTCATCGCCGCAGGCACGGAGCCGGCCGATGCGTCGGGAAATGCGCTCATCCTCGCGCTGGCGGCGCGCTTGGGCGAGATCCTCGGACCCTTCGGTCGGATGTGTTTCCTCGTCGGTTTCTGGTGCTCGGTGTTCACCTCGCTGCTCGGCGTGTGGCAGGGCGTGCCGTATCTCTTCGCGGACAGCCTCGCGCAGATGCGACGCAGATCCGTGCCCGAGCCCGCGTCGGCGTCGGCGACCGCGCCGCCGCGGGACGGTCCCGCCACGCGGAGCACGGCCTACCGGGTGTTTCTCGGCTTCCTCGCGTTTCCGCCGCTGCTGCTGCTGTTCTACCGGAGCCCGTTGGCGATCGTCGTGATGTACGCGATCGCGGGGGCGTTCTTCATGCCGTTTCTGGCCGGTGTGTTGTTGGTGATGAACAACCGGCGCGCGTGGGTGGGATCGCTGAAGAACGGTCCGGTGATCAACGCGCTGCTGGTGCTCTCGCTGGTGTTGTTCGCGGTGTTGTTCGTGTTCGAGGCGGCGGAGAGTCTGGCGCGGCTTTGA
- a CDS encoding permease — MWSWAEWIADGIVEWTGWDRAHGAGAALHFFVYDLLKIVVLVATVAFVMALVRGALPMARLRAALDRPGGRVFGYPAAAVFGALTPFCSCSSVPVFLGFVQARFPIGVAFAFLITSPLVNEIAVALLGATFGWRFALAYAAAGIALGIVGGLGLTLLRAERWLTPGAMQPTDADDDEAPHGLRGRLLDAADTSLHILRKIAPWLLASLALGAGMHGFVPEGFFENLFADTGAWTVPLASLAGLPLYVSANATVPLLDAFVSKGVPLGTALAFLLSAVGVSLPELILLRSVMTVRLLASFATVVLLGTTLIGWLFNILRAAP, encoded by the coding sequence ATGTGGAGTTGGGCGGAGTGGATCGCCGATGGCATCGTGGAGTGGACCGGCTGGGACCGCGCGCACGGCGCAGGCGCGGCGCTGCACTTCTTCGTCTACGACCTGCTCAAAATCGTCGTCCTCGTCGCGACAGTGGCGTTCGTCATGGCGCTCGTCCGCGGTGCGTTGCCGATGGCCCGGCTGCGTGCCGCGCTCGATCGACCGGGTGGGCGCGTGTTCGGCTACCCTGCCGCCGCGGTGTTCGGCGCGCTGACCCCCTTCTGCTCCTGTTCGTCCGTGCCGGTGTTTCTGGGCTTCGTCCAAGCGCGCTTTCCGATCGGAGTGGCCTTCGCGTTTCTCATCACCTCGCCTCTGGTCAACGAAATCGCTGTCGCCCTGCTCGGCGCCACCTTCGGCTGGCGTTTCGCGCTCGCCTACGCCGCAGCCGGGATCGCGCTCGGGATCGTCGGTGGACTCGGCCTCACCCTCCTGCGGGCCGAGCGCTGGCTCACCCCCGGAGCCATGCAGCCGACCGACGCCGACGACGACGAAGCGCCGCACGGCCTGCGCGGGCGCCTGCTCGACGCGGCCGACACCTCCCTTCACATCCTCCGCAAGATCGCTCCCTGGTTGCTCGCGTCCCTCGCACTCGGCGCAGGCATGCACGGCTTCGTGCCGGAAGGTTTCTTCGAAAATCTCTTCGCCGACACCGGGGCGTGGACCGTGCCGTTGGCCTCGCTCGCCGGGCTGCCGCTCTACGTCAGCGCCAACGCCACCGTCCCCCTTCTCGACGCTTTCGTGAGCAAAGGCGTGCCCCTCGGCACCGCCTTGGCCTTCCTCCTCTCCGCCGTGGGCGTCTCCCTGCCCGAGCTGATCCTCCTGCGCAGCGTCATGACAGTACGGCTGCTCGCCTCCTTCGCCACCGTCGTCCTGCTCGGAACGACCCTCATCGGATGGTTGTTCAACATCCTCCGAGCCGCCCCCTGA
- a CDS encoding type I restriction endonuclease subunit R, translated as MTVGKPYPQGPDSLPLVVREQDIEDAFVEKLRDLKYSVRPDICDRRTLEANFRQKFEALNRVRLTDSEFKRLLDDLVSPDVFKNSVRLREKNDFTRDDGTPLSYTLVNIRDWCKNDFEVVHQLRINTDYSHHRYDVILLINGVPVVQVELKTLGVNPRRAMEQIVAYKSDPGNGYTRTLLCFVQLFIVSNRDSTYYFANNNDRHFRFNADEQFLPVYRWSDRDNKPVAHLDLFADAFLQKCDLGRMISRYMVLIQSEQKLLMMRPYQIYAVQAIVDCIDQNNGNGYIWHTTGSGKTLTSFKASTLLKDNPAIDKCLFVVDRKDLDRQTREEFNRFQEGCVEANTNTRALVDRLLSDDKADKVIVTTIQKLGLALDQTSTRNRQREQQGRETYRELLEPLRDKRVVLIFDECHRSQFGENHKTIKSFFPRSQLFGFTGTPIFEANATRVTVAGENASLLTTEDVFQRELHAYTITHAIEDKNVLKFHVEYYGPEGQDAANISEGARKRKVVEKILATHDAATHARRFNALFATASINDAIEYHALFQTIQAERVAADPAFVPLRIACVFSPPAEGDADVRQLQEDLQQEKADNEVDPEGKKAALRSIIAAYNTHYGTNHTVAEFDAYYQDVQQRIKNQQWANADLPGKGAEKIDVTLVVDMLLTGFDSKFLNTLYVDKNLKYHGLIQAFSRTNRVLNATKPYGHILDFRGQQDAVDTAITLFSGIQGETAAREIWLVDKADNVVAKLKDALGKLDDFMRSQDLEPVPSAVHALAGNEAKASFIERFREVQRLKTQLDQYTDLPPETRAEVEKLLPRDQLNAFRGAYLETAQHLKAEQARPDATRDTVVDQIDFEFVLFASADIDYDYIMTLCARFTSQTPGREKMSREKLIGIIEADAKFMDERETITDYVRTLQSGQGLNQKEIEAGYRRFRDERHAAALAALAQKHALATERLQAFVDAILQRMVFDGEQLTVLLEPLELNWKARRVAELALMEDLVPLLKKRAAGREISGLNAYES; from the coding sequence ATGACCGTCGGTAAGCCGTACCCCCAAGGCCCCGACTCCCTGCCGCTTGTCGTACGCGAACAAGACATCGAGGACGCGTTCGTTGAGAAGCTCCGCGACCTCAAGTACAGCGTTCGTCCCGATATCTGCGACCGCCGCACCCTCGAAGCCAACTTCCGCCAGAAATTCGAAGCCCTCAATCGCGTCCGCCTCACCGACTCCGAGTTCAAGCGACTGCTCGACGACCTCGTCTCGCCCGACGTCTTCAAGAACTCCGTCCGCCTCCGCGAGAAGAACGACTTCACCCGCGACGACGGCACCCCGCTTTCCTATACCTTGGTGAACATCCGCGACTGGTGCAAAAACGACTTCGAGGTCGTCCACCAGCTCCGCATCAACACCGACTACAGCCACCACCGCTACGACGTCATCCTGCTCATCAACGGCGTCCCGGTCGTCCAGGTGGAGCTCAAGACCCTCGGCGTCAACCCGCGCCGCGCCATGGAGCAGATCGTCGCCTACAAGTCCGACCCCGGCAACGGCTACACCCGCACGCTCCTCTGCTTCGTCCAGCTCTTCATCGTCAGCAACCGCGACTCGACCTACTACTTCGCCAACAACAACGACCGGCACTTCCGCTTCAACGCCGACGAGCAGTTCCTCCCCGTTTACCGCTGGTCCGACCGCGACAACAAACCCGTCGCCCACCTCGACCTCTTCGCCGACGCCTTCCTCCAAAAGTGCGACCTCGGCCGCATGATCAGCCGCTACATGGTCCTCATCCAGAGCGAGCAAAAGCTCCTCATGATGCGGCCGTATCAAATCTACGCCGTCCAAGCCATCGTCGACTGCATCGACCAGAACAACGGCAACGGCTACATCTGGCACACCACCGGCAGCGGCAAGACCCTCACGTCCTTCAAGGCCTCCACGCTCCTCAAGGACAACCCCGCCATCGACAAGTGCCTCTTCGTCGTCGACCGCAAGGACCTCGACCGCCAGACGCGCGAGGAGTTCAACCGCTTCCAGGAAGGCTGCGTCGAGGCCAACACCAACACCCGCGCCCTCGTCGACCGCCTCCTCTCCGACGACAAGGCCGACAAGGTGATTGTGACGACCATTCAGAAGCTCGGCCTCGCCCTCGACCAGACCAGCACGCGCAACCGCCAGCGCGAGCAGCAGGGCCGCGAGACCTACCGCGAACTCCTCGAACCGCTCCGCGACAAGCGCGTCGTCCTCATCTTCGACGAGTGCCACCGCTCCCAGTTCGGCGAAAACCACAAGACCATTAAGAGCTTCTTCCCGCGCTCCCAGCTCTTCGGCTTCACCGGCACGCCCATCTTCGAGGCCAACGCCACCCGCGTCACCGTCGCCGGTGAAAACGCCTCCCTGCTCACCACCGAGGACGTCTTCCAGCGCGAGCTCCACGCCTACACCATCACCCACGCCATCGAGGACAAAAACGTCCTCAAGTTTCACGTCGAATACTACGGACCCGAGGGGCAGGACGCCGCAAACATCAGCGAAGGAGCCCGCAAGCGGAAGGTTGTCGAAAAGATCCTCGCCACCCACGATGCCGCCACCCACGCCCGCCGCTTCAACGCCCTCTTCGCCACCGCCTCGATCAACGACGCCATCGAATACCACGCGCTCTTCCAGACCATCCAGGCCGAGCGCGTCGCCGCCGATCCCGCCTTCGTGCCCCTCCGGATCGCCTGCGTCTTCTCGCCCCCCGCCGAAGGCGACGCCGACGTGCGCCAGCTCCAGGAGGACCTCCAGCAGGAAAAGGCCGACAACGAGGTCGACCCCGAGGGCAAGAAGGCCGCCCTCCGCTCCATCATCGCCGCCTACAACACCCACTACGGCACCAACCACACCGTCGCCGAGTTCGACGCCTACTATCAGGACGTCCAGCAGCGGATCAAAAACCAGCAGTGGGCCAACGCCGACCTCCCCGGCAAGGGCGCCGAGAAGATCGATGTCACCCTCGTCGTCGACATGCTCCTCACCGGCTTCGACTCGAAGTTCCTCAACACCCTCTACGTCGACAAAAACCTCAAGTATCACGGCCTCATCCAGGCCTTCTCCCGCACCAACCGCGTCCTCAACGCCACCAAGCCCTACGGCCACATCCTCGACTTCCGCGGCCAGCAGGATGCCGTCGATACCGCCATCACGCTCTTCTCCGGCATCCAGGGTGAGACCGCTGCCCGCGAGATCTGGCTCGTCGATAAGGCCGATAATGTCGTCGCCAAGCTCAAGGACGCGCTCGGCAAGCTCGACGACTTCATGCGCTCGCAGGACCTCGAGCCCGTGCCCTCCGCCGTCCACGCCCTCGCCGGCAACGAGGCCAAGGCCTCCTTCATCGAGCGCTTCCGCGAGGTCCAGCGCCTCAAGACCCAGCTCGACCAATACACCGACCTTCCCCCCGAGACCCGCGCCGAGGTGGAAAAACTCCTGCCCCGCGACCAGCTCAACGCCTTCCGCGGCGCCTACCTCGAGACCGCCCAGCACCTCAAGGCCGAGCAGGCCCGGCCCGACGCCACCCGCGACACCGTCGTGGACCAGATCGACTTCGAGTTCGTCCTCTTCGCCTCGGCCGACATCGACTACGACTACATCATGACCCTCTGCGCCCGGTTCACCAGCCAGACGCCGGGCCGGGAAAAGATGAGCCGGGAAAAACTCATCGGCATCATCGAAGCCGACGCCAAGTTCATGGACGAGCGCGAGACCATCACCGACTACGTCCGCACCCTCCAGTCCGGCCAGGGCCTCAACCAAAAGGAAATCGAGGCTGGCTACCGCCGCTTCCGCGACGAACGCCACGCCGCCGCCCTCGCTGCCCTCGCGCAAAAACATGCCCTCGCCACCGAGCGGCTCCAAGCCTTCGTCGACGCCATCCTCCAGCGCATGGTCTTCGACGGCGAGCAACTCACCGTCCTGCTGGAGCCGCTCGAACTCAACTGGAAGGCGCGCCGCGTCGCCGAGCTCGCCCTGATGGAAGACCTCGTGCCCCTGCTCAAAAAGCGCGCCGCAGGCCGCGAAATCTCCGGCCTCAACGCCTACGAATCATGA
- a CDS encoding PDDEXK nuclease domain-containing protein encodes MSDLIPANSSQPDLPAGLPPLVEALRGLILQARQKVLSAANAAQVRTYWEIGRHIVEFEQGGAARADYGKGLLTALAKSLTKEFGKGFDATNLRHMRDFYRSFPICDALRRELSWTHYRLLLRVDAPPAREWYMQEAAAQNWSSRVLERQIASLAYERLLSSQNSAPALPAGVTPDSPAVPTARDFIRDPVMLEFLGLPDTGRLLESELENALMDKLQQFLLELGKGFAFVARQQRISTETQDFYLDLVFYNYLLKCFVLIDLKTGHLTHQDIGQMDMYVRLYDDQRRGEGDNPTVGLLLCGSKDQSVVRYSVLHESEQLFASKYRLILPSEEELRRELDRERAALDERRALGEGTANQSDSP; translated from the coding sequence ATGTCCGATCTGATCCCCGCCAACTCGTCCCAGCCCGATCTCCCCGCCGGTCTTCCGCCGCTCGTCGAGGCCTTGCGCGGCCTGATTTTGCAGGCGCGGCAGAAGGTGCTGAGCGCGGCCAACGCGGCCCAGGTTCGCACCTACTGGGAAATCGGCCGGCACATCGTCGAGTTCGAGCAGGGCGGCGCGGCGCGGGCGGACTATGGGAAAGGGCTGCTGACCGCTCTGGCGAAGTCCTTGACCAAGGAGTTCGGGAAGGGGTTTGACGCGACCAACCTGCGACACATGAGGGACTTCTATCGCTCCTTCCCAATTTGCGACGCACTGCGTCGCGAATTGAGCTGGACCCACTACCGCCTGCTGCTGCGGGTGGATGCCCCGCCTGCCCGCGAGTGGTATATGCAGGAGGCCGCCGCGCAAAACTGGAGTTCTCGCGTTCTGGAACGGCAGATCGCCAGCCTCGCCTACGAGCGACTGCTCTCCAGCCAAAACTCGGCGCCAGCTTTGCCGGCAGGCGTTACCCCGGATTCCCCGGCCGTGCCCACCGCCCGCGACTTCATCCGCGACCCCGTCATGCTGGAATTCCTCGGCCTGCCGGACACGGGACGTCTGCTCGAATCGGAGCTGGAAAACGCGCTCATGGACAAGCTGCAGCAGTTCCTCCTGGAGCTGGGCAAGGGCTTCGCCTTCGTCGCCCGCCAACAGCGCATCAGCACCGAGACGCAGGATTTCTACCTCGATCTCGTTTTCTACAACTACCTGTTGAAATGCTTCGTCCTGATCGACCTCAAGACCGGCCACCTCACCCATCAGGACATCGGGCAGATGGATATGTATGTCCGCCTCTACGACGACCAGCGGCGAGGCGAGGGCGACAATCCCACCGTCGGCCTCTTGCTCTGCGGCAGCAAGGACCAGTCGGTCGTGCGCTACTCGGTCCTCCACGAGAGCGAACAACTCTTCGCCAGCAAGTATCGCCTCATCCTCCCGTCGGAAGAGGAATTGCGCCGCGAACTCGACCGCGAACGCGCCGCCTTGGACGAGCGCCGCGCCTTGGGCGAAGGCACCGCCAACCAATCTGATTCTCCCTGA
- a CDS encoding type I restriction-modification system subunit M: MTATDQQRLGKTLWAIADQLRGAMNADDFRDYMLAFLFLRYLSDNYEVAAKKELGSDYPKFTADDARVPLAVWYANNPGDVVDFEKQMRRKVHYVIKPEHLWANIANLAKNQSGELLDTLRDGFKYIETESFESTFQGLFSEINLGSEKLGRSHADKNKKLCDIIKEIATGLKEFSTDIDALGDAYEYLIGQFAAGSGKKAGEFYTPQQISTILSRIVTLDSQEPKTGPVKHLGSVFDFACGSGSLLLNVRKRMGAHGIGKICGQEKNITTYNLARMNMLLHGVKDTEFEIYHGDTLTNDWDMLRETNPAKMPKFDAIVANPPFSLRWEPKEELGQDVRFKNHGIAPKSAADFAFLLHGFHYLKEQGVMAIILPHGVLFRGGAEERIRTKLLQDGHIDTVIGLPANLFYSTGIPVCILVLKKCKKPDDVLFINAAEHFEKGKRQNVLRDEHIDKIVHTYRDRSEEERYSKRVSMEKIKAEGYNLNISRYISTAVAEQEIDLAVIHATLTALDGKTRDAAERHNTFLEELGLPPLPLG, encoded by the coding sequence ATGACCGCCACCGACCAACAACGCCTCGGCAAGACCCTCTGGGCCATCGCCGACCAACTGCGCGGCGCCATGAACGCGGACGACTTCCGCGACTACATGCTGGCCTTCCTCTTCCTGCGCTACCTCTCCGACAACTACGAGGTCGCCGCCAAGAAAGAGCTGGGCTCCGACTACCCCAAATTTACCGCCGACGATGCCCGCGTGCCGCTCGCCGTCTGGTATGCCAACAACCCCGGCGACGTCGTCGATTTCGAGAAGCAGATGCGGCGCAAGGTCCACTACGTCATCAAGCCGGAGCACCTCTGGGCCAACATCGCCAACCTCGCCAAGAACCAGAGCGGCGAGCTGCTCGACACTCTGCGCGACGGCTTCAAATACATCGAAACCGAATCCTTCGAGAGCACGTTCCAAGGCCTGTTCTCCGAGATCAACCTCGGCTCGGAAAAGCTCGGCCGCAGCCACGCCGACAAAAACAAGAAGCTCTGCGACATCATCAAGGAGATCGCCACCGGCCTGAAAGAGTTCTCCACCGACATCGACGCCCTTGGCGACGCCTACGAATACCTCATCGGCCAGTTCGCCGCCGGCTCCGGCAAAAAGGCGGGCGAGTTCTATACTCCGCAGCAAATCTCCACCATCCTCTCGCGCATCGTCACACTCGACAGCCAGGAGCCCAAGACCGGCCCGGTGAAACACCTCGGCAGCGTCTTCGACTTCGCCTGCGGATCCGGCTCGCTCCTCCTCAACGTCCGCAAACGAATGGGCGCGCACGGCATCGGCAAAATCTGCGGCCAGGAAAAGAACATCACGACCTACAATCTCGCGCGCATGAACATGCTGCTGCACGGGGTGAAGGACACCGAGTTCGAGATCTACCACGGCGACACGCTCACCAACGACTGGGACATGCTGCGCGAGACGAACCCCGCGAAGATGCCCAAGTTCGACGCCATTGTCGCCAACCCGCCCTTCAGCCTGCGCTGGGAACCGAAGGAAGAATTGGGGCAGGACGTGCGTTTCAAGAACCACGGCATCGCCCCCAAGTCCGCCGCCGACTTCGCCTTCCTCCTCCACGGCTTCCACTACCTGAAGGAGCAGGGCGTCATGGCCATCATCCTGCCGCACGGCGTGCTCTTTCGCGGCGGCGCCGAGGAACGCATCCGCACCAAGCTCCTCCAAGACGGCCACATCGACACCGTCATCGGCCTGCCCGCGAACCTCTTCTACTCCACCGGCATCCCCGTCTGCATTCTCGTCCTGAAAAAGTGCAAGAAGCCCGACGACGTGCTTTTCATCAACGCCGCCGAGCACTTCGAAAAGGGCAAACGCCAGAATGTCCTGCGCGATGAACACATCGACAAGATTGTCCACACCTATCGGGATCGCAGCGAGGAGGAGCGTTACTCCAAACGCGTCTCGATGGAGAAGATCAAAGCGGAAGGCTACAACCTCAACATCTCCCGTTACATCAGCACAGCCGTCGCCGAGCAAGAGATCGACCTCGCCGTCATTCACGCGACGCTGACAGCGCTCGACGGCAAGACCCGCGACGCGGCCGAACGCCATAACACCTTTCTCGAGGAGCTTGGTCTGCCACCGCTGCCGTTGGGCTGA
- a CDS encoding restriction endonuclease, which produces MPIPTYEDLLRPLLDLATREDVTRRKGTELMSDAFRLSEEERQALLPSGSGRTIANRVGWAMTFLTKAGLIEKLAKFTYRATERGRAFLERHPESIREKDLREVPGYEQAWNAGKKTPAAAVTDETVAAVETSGATPEDLIAQATETLGNSLRADLLEQLHAVDPFRFEQIVLDLLNAMGYGGSREEAARVTKRSNDEGIDGVINEDRLGLDVVYVQAKRWQGLVGRKEIQSFVGALAGKQATKGIFITTSGFTGNAVEYAGLVSQKVVLIDGPRLADLMIEHNIGVSTVRTIALKRLDSDYFDF; this is translated from the coding sequence ATGCCCATCCCCACCTACGAGGACCTTCTCCGCCCGCTGCTCGACCTCGCCACGCGCGAGGATGTGACCCGTCGCAAAGGAACGGAACTGATGTCGGACGCCTTTCGCCTCTCGGAAGAGGAGCGGCAGGCGCTGCTGCCCAGCGGGTCGGGCAGGACCATCGCCAATCGCGTGGGATGGGCCATGACCTTTCTGACCAAGGCAGGGCTGATCGAGAAGCTGGCAAAGTTCACCTATCGGGCGACGGAGCGGGGCCGGGCGTTTCTCGAGCGCCATCCCGAGTCGATCCGCGAGAAGGATCTGCGGGAGGTGCCGGGTTACGAGCAGGCGTGGAATGCGGGCAAGAAGACACCGGCGGCGGCGGTGACGGACGAGACGGTGGCTGCCGTCGAGACGAGCGGGGCAACGCCGGAGGATCTTATTGCGCAAGCGACGGAAACCCTCGGCAACTCTCTGCGCGCGGACCTGCTCGAGCAGCTTCACGCTGTGGACCCGTTTCGGTTCGAGCAGATCGTCTTGGACCTGCTGAATGCGATGGGCTACGGGGGCTCGCGGGAAGAAGCGGCGCGGGTGACGAAGCGTTCGAACGACGAAGGAATCGACGGAGTGATCAACGAGGACCGCCTCGGGCTGGATGTCGTCTACGTGCAGGCGAAGCGCTGGCAGGGCTTGGTCGGGCGGAAGGAAATCCAGAGCTTCGTCGGGGCGCTCGCGGGCAAGCAGGCGACGAAGGGCATTTTCATAACGACGAGCGGATTCACGGGCAACGCGGTGGAGTATGCCGGGCTCGTCAGCCAAAAGGTCGTGCTCATCGACGGCCCGCGCCTCGCTGACCTCATGATCGAGCACAACATCGGGGTTTCGACCGTGCGCACGATCGCGCTCAAGCGCCTGGACTCCGACTATTTCGATTTCTGA
- a CDS encoding low molecular weight protein tyrosine phosphatase family protein, producing the protein MNAPRRTHRRLRVLFVCAMNRQRSVTAERLYRNDPRLEVRSAGVRTGAVRRISEGDLRWADVVYVMESDQKRRIQTEFRDLELPMIEVLEIPDVFAVMDPELIEILRATLDPEIEQHLHRKPPP; encoded by the coding sequence ATGAATGCCCCCCGAAGGACCCACCGTCGCCTCCGCGTGCTGTTCGTATGCGCCATGAATCGGCAGCGCAGCGTGACCGCGGAGCGGCTGTATCGAAACGATCCTCGGTTGGAGGTGCGCTCCGCCGGCGTGCGGACGGGCGCCGTCCGACGTATCTCGGAAGGCGATCTTCGCTGGGCCGATGTGGTCTACGTGATGGAGAGCGACCAGAAGCGACGCATCCAGACCGAGTTCCGAGACCTGGAGCTGCCGATGATCGAGGTCCTCGAAATCCCGGACGTGTTCGCCGTGATGGATCCCGAGTTGATCGAGATCCTGCGCGCGACGCTCGATCCCGAGATCGAGCAGCATCTGCATCGGAAGCCGCCGCCGTGA